CATTCCCGTGAGGCATTATGGCCATCCCGATCAGCATTTTACCACCGCAAAATATTTGGGGTACCTAATTTTAACTTTCTCCTCGAACTTGGCGAAATTTAATTATCTTTAGAGCTTATTTCCTTTCACAATGTAAAGTTTAACTCGGGGTGAATACTTGTCATTTTCGGTGGTGAAAGTTAACAAAGGCAAAATTTTTTAAGAACGTGTAACTTTAATGTTAGACGGATTTGTTCACCGGGGGTGATACCAATGGCAGTGGGAGAGAAGATCACCATAAGCGTAATTAAGGCTGACGTCGGCGGTTGGCCTGGGCACTCGAGAGTTCACCCTGCCCTAATAGAGAGGGCAAAGGAGGTTCTAAGCGAAGCCCAGAAGGAGGGGACTCTAATAGACTTTTACGTCACGTACGCTGGAGATGATCTACAGTTAATAATGACCCACAAGAAGGGCGTTGACAGCTCCGAAATTCACGGTCTCGCATGGGAGGCATTTAAGAAGGCCACCGAAGTCGCCAAAGAACTTGGATTATACGGTGCAGGTCAGGATCTCCTAAAGGATGCATTCAGCGGGAACGTCAGAGGATTAGGCCCAAGTGTTGCCGAGATGGAGATTACGCTGAGGAAGAGCGAGCCCATAGTCACCTTCCACCTAGACAAGACGGAGCCCGGAGCTTTCAACTTACCGATATTCAGGATGTTTGCTGATCCATTCAACACTGCCGGTCTAGTAATCGATCCAAAGATGCACATGGGGTTCAGGTTCGAGATCTGGGACATCTACGACCACAAGAAGGTCATCATGAGCTCACCCGAGGAGATGTATGATATTCTTGCATTAATAGGGGCAAAGGGTAGGTACGTGATCAAGAGGGTCTATCCAAAGAAGGGTCACCCAATACCAGAGGACGAGCCCGTTGCGGTGGTCTCAACTGAAAAACTCTATGAAATTGCCGGAGAGTACGTTGGTAAGGACGACCCAGTTGCAATAGTTAGGGCTCAGAGCGGTCTTCCAGCCCTTGGAGAGGTTCTCGAGCCATTCGCCTTCCCACACTTGGTCAGCGGGTGGATGAGGGGTTCGCACAACGGCCCACTAATGCCAGTCCCGCTCAAGTACGCAACGCCAACTAGGTTCGATGGACCGCCAAGGGCGGTAGCGTTAGGATGGCAGATCAGCCCAGAAGGGAAGCTGATCGGTCCAGTTGACCTGTTCGACGATCCAGCCTTCGACTGGGCCAGGCAGAAGGCCATGGAGATTACGGACTACATGAGGAGGCACGGGCCGTTCGAGCCACACAGATTGCCCCTTGAAGAGATGGAGTACACTACGCTCCCAGGGGTCCTCGAAAAGTTAAAGAACAGGTTTGAGCCAGTGGAGTGATCAGAGATTGAATGCTCCTTTTATTCCATTTATTATCATTTGAACAGCCATTGATGTAAGGATTAGTCCCATCATTCTCGTCGTTACCTTAATTCCCACTCGACCCATCTTCTCGATTATCTTGTTACCCGACGATAAGATAAGATAGACCGTAACACTTACGGTGATTATTGTCAAAATGACAATCACTGGATTCTCCCTAGTCGTGTACAGCATAACCGTGGTTATGGCTCCAGGGCCGGAGATCAGCGGAATTGCTAAAGGAATTACAGCAACTTCCTCTAATGTTACCTCCTCCTCGTCTATCTTTACTGAAGAGAGCTTTCCGGATAGCATCTCCATTCCCATTCTGAACAGCAATATTCCACCGGCAATTGCGAAGGCATCAACGCTTGACCCAAAGAACTTGAATATCCACTGGCCTATCAGGGCAAAGGTTATCAAAGTCACTAGAACTGTTATTGACACTTTCCTGGCTACTTCGTGTCTCTTCTCTATGGGAAGGTGACTTACAACGCCCATAAAAACGGGAACCGCTCCAATGGGGTTGGTTATTGCAAACAGACCAGCGTACATAAGGATAAAAGACTTTAGACCTTCCATTTAATCACCTGGCTATGAAGGGGTATGGGCTTTAAAAACTTTAAAGTCTCCATACCTTTACAGAGAAAATGCTTTTTTCGCCCTTTGCCCTATAAGCCCTTATTGACCCTGAATCTATTAAAACCCTAAAATAACTTGAGCCATCAAAAGATATTCCAGAAGCGTATGATCTTCCAGGTATATTAGAAAGCATCAGAATTAAATTGCCAATATCTGATGTTCTACCGCTGTACAGAACGTACCTTCCCTTAAGGGTGTAATATATATCGAAGATAGTGGATAATGTATCCTCTTCTGAAATTAAGAATTGAAGCATTTTTCTGTGATCTTTAAATTGTCTTATGGGGTTATCCAGAACTACGTCAAGTAACTGCAATAGAACGTCCTCCGGAACCTGAGGAGATTTAACTTTAATTGAAAATTCGACGATGTTTCCTTCAGATATAACAATGTTATCATTTCCTAGGTCTTCTATAACTTCAACATTCTCTATTTTTCCGGATTCCATATCAAGCTCTCCTACTATCCTTGGACTTACACTCTCAACTATCTCAGGCCATATTGAAACTATTGGATCCAGGGGATCATATTCACCAGTGTAGTTGTTTCCGAGTAGTTTATTGCTCTCATTTATTCCTTCCATAATCCCTCGTACGCCAATGTGATAACAAAAATAAAAATCTTTCCCATGCCAGTTAGTCAAAAAAGTCATTTATTCGAAAATTTTCAACTATAAGTATTCCAGGAAGTAATCAAAAAACAAGGTTCCAAATATTTTTTACCTTATTTAGTAACATTCAAGAGGTCATTCCACCGCTTTTTAGTCCTTTGAAAGCATCCTGGGGGCATTAACTCTCTCTCGGGACAGTAGCCAAGCTGAATACACCTTGGTCCTAGCTTCGCCCACTTTATGATGGGCCTTATGTCCTCTCTTTTCGCTAACTCTTCGAGCATCTTCCAAGCTACCTCCCTGATTTCCCACTGCGCCCTCTCGCAGAGCCTTAACCCGAAGAAGTGCTTAAGCTCCCTAAGGTTCATCGTCACTACTATCTTGGTTCTAACGGCTTGGGGGAGAATAAACCTGGCATCTTCTTGGTGGATTCCACTCTTGTACGTCTCTATGTATAGGTCTATTGCATCTTTCATAAACTTTTTCCATTTTTCGTAAATTGCCTTGTTCTTCTTAATGCTCTCTGGAATTACGAACGTTTCTTCGATGTTTTTTGGGTTTAAGACCGTGTACCTTTGACTCTGCTGTGTATAGCTTGCTATCCTATGCCTAACCAGCTGGTGAGTACAGACCCTTGAGCATCCCTCTATGGCGAACGTGAAGGTTGCATGCTCAAGTATACTCTCGTGTCCATAGCCTAGAATTTTTGGAAGGTGCTTCTCAACATCGGCTTTATTCACGTTCTCAAAGGCCTCAGTGCTCCACTCATCCCAGTAGCTTATAAGGGCGGCCCAGGTTATGGTCTCAAGTGGCTTAGGAGTGTAATTTACGAGCTTAACCTTTACCATTTAACCACCTTCTCGAGGTATGTGGGATAGGTTTAAACGTTTCCACCGTAAACTTTAAATATTAATCTCTGAGATGAACTACCGG
This window of the Pyrococcus kukulkanii genome carries:
- the fbp gene encoding fructose-1,6-bisphosphate aldolase/phosphatase; translation: MAVGEKITISVIKADVGGWPGHSRVHPALIERAKEVLSEAQKEGTLIDFYVTYAGDDLQLIMTHKKGVDSSEIHGLAWEAFKKATEVAKELGLYGAGQDLLKDAFSGNVRGLGPSVAEMEITLRKSEPIVTFHLDKTEPGAFNLPIFRMFADPFNTAGLVIDPKMHMGFRFEIWDIYDHKKVIMSSPEEMYDILALIGAKGRYVIKRVYPKKGHPIPEDEPVAVVSTEKLYEIAGEYVGKDDPVAIVRAQSGLPALGEVLEPFAFPHLVSGWMRGSHNGPLMPVPLKYATPTRFDGPPRAVALGWQISPEGKLIGPVDLFDDPAFDWARQKAMEITDYMRRHGPFEPHRLPLEEMEYTTLPGVLEKLKNRFEPVE
- the snatA gene encoding neutral amino acid NAAT transporter SnatA, which codes for MEGLKSFILMYAGLFAITNPIGAVPVFMGVVSHLPIEKRHEVARKVSITVLVTLITFALIGQWIFKFFGSSVDAFAIAGGILLFRMGMEMLSGKLSSVKIDEEEVTLEEVAVIPLAIPLISGPGAITTVMLYTTRENPVIVILTIITVSVTVYLILSSGNKIIEKMGRVGIKVTTRMMGLILTSMAVQMIINGIKGAFNL
- the thyX gene encoding FAD-dependent thymidylate synthase; translated protein: MVKVKLVNYTPKPLETITWAALISYWDEWSTEAFENVNKADVEKHLPKILGYGHESILEHATFTFAIEGCSRVCTHQLVRHRIASYTQQSQRYTVLNPKNIEETFVIPESIKKNKAIYEKWKKFMKDAIDLYIETYKSGIHQEDARFILPQAVRTKIVVTMNLRELKHFFGLRLCERAQWEIREVAWKMLEELAKREDIRPIIKWAKLGPRCIQLGYCPERELMPPGCFQRTKKRWNDLLNVTK